Proteins found in one Maridesulfovibrio sp. genomic segment:
- the potA gene encoding spermidine/putrescine ABC transporter ATP-binding protein PotA — protein MMIKVIELSDVSKSFGGDIAVSQLSLSIGDGEFLTLLGPSGCGKTTVLRLIGGFEEADEGTIHLDGRSMAGVEPESRPVNTVFQSYALFPHMSVYENVAFGLKIAGKNKADIDREVEIALKLVRLEKMGNRLPEELSGGQQQRVAIARAIVNKPRVLLLDEPMSALDYRLRKEMQKELKELQRTLGITFILVTHDQEEAFTMSDRVVVMNKGRIEQIGTPREIYENPVNLYVARFVGEINILGGFITAKTDSGFQAEIEGVPVTVRSNRNFSEGDRIHVLLRPEDFRVEVMREVEDDPELAEKFNKALLKGKVEHTYYKGATYDLDITLDDGKQILVSEFFDEDAETLYFHKGDRVAVGWFEGWEVVLPHEG, from the coding sequence ATGATGATCAAGGTCATTGAATTATCTGATGTCTCAAAATCATTTGGCGGGGATATTGCTGTTTCACAACTGTCTCTGTCCATTGGAGATGGGGAATTTTTAACTCTCCTGGGGCCTTCCGGCTGCGGGAAGACCACTGTACTGCGTCTTATCGGCGGCTTTGAAGAAGCTGACGAAGGCACAATCCATCTCGACGGTAGATCAATGGCCGGAGTTGAGCCGGAATCACGCCCGGTCAATACCGTATTTCAGAGCTACGCCCTGTTTCCCCATATGAGTGTGTACGAGAATGTTGCCTTCGGTCTTAAAATAGCCGGTAAAAACAAGGCCGACATTGACCGTGAAGTTGAGATTGCCCTCAAACTGGTGCGTCTTGAAAAAATGGGAAATCGCCTGCCGGAAGAACTCTCCGGCGGCCAGCAGCAGCGGGTTGCCATAGCCCGCGCCATCGTCAATAAACCGCGAGTACTGCTCCTTGATGAGCCCATGTCCGCTCTTGATTACCGCCTGCGCAAAGAAATGCAGAAAGAACTGAAGGAACTTCAGCGGACCCTCGGAATCACCTTCATTCTTGTTACCCACGATCAGGAAGAGGCTTTTACCATGTCCGACCGGGTGGTGGTCATGAATAAAGGACGCATAGAGCAGATCGGCACACCGCGTGAAATATATGAAAATCCGGTCAACCTTTACGTTGCCCGTTTTGTCGGTGAAATCAATATCCTTGGCGGATTCATCACCGCAAAAACGGATTCCGGATTTCAGGCGGAGATAGAAGGAGTCCCGGTAACAGTCAGGTCAAATCGTAACTTTTCCGAAGGAGACAGGATACATGTCCTGTTAAGGCCGGAAGATTTCCGGGTAGAAGTCATGCGTGAAGTCGAGGATGACCCGGAACTTGCGGAAAAATTCAACAAAGCCCTGCTTAAAGGAAAAGTGGAACACACCTACTATAAAGGTGCGACTTACGATTTGGACATCACTCTCGATGACGGGAAACAAATACTGGTATCAGAATTTTTCGACGAAGACGCCGAGACTCTCTACTTTCACAAAGGAGACCGCGTCGCTGTCGGCTGGTTTGAAGGCTGGGAGGTAGTCTTGCCCCATGAAGGATAA